GACGATTTCAATGTCCGCCCGAGGGTTAATTTCAGCAGCAACATGGGCCACATTAACATCTTCAAAGCAGCGCACCACATGGAGGATTGCCTGGGTATCCCGGATATTGGCAAGGAATTGATTGCCCAACCCCTCCCCATGGCTGGCGCCTTTAACCAGGCCGGCGATATCTACAAATTCGATGGTGGCTGGCACTTTACGGGAGACACCCAGCAATTCGAAGAGCTTATCTAAACGAGGATCGGGAATGGGTACAATCGCCCGGTTGGGTTGGATGGTGCAGAACGGATAGCTGGCAACCTGAGCCTGTTGTTCCTTGCACAAAGCGTTAAACAGGCTACTTTTCCCCACATTTGGCAAACCGACAATTCCAATGCTCAGGCTCATTTAAAGAGATTGTACATCAGAGTTGGAGAGAAGACAACAGTGAGTTCATTCGTCAAACGTATATACTCGAACAAAACGATCTAAAAAACCAGACATCCGGGTATCTGGATCGATATCAACCGCGAGAATTGAAATTTCACAATGCGGTGAGATCTCAGCAAGGGTATCGAGCATCACCTGGGCCGTTTTTGTTTCCATCACCGCATCATCCACAAGCAATACCCGATCTCCCATCAACCGGAACGACTCGGGCAAATACCCCTTAAGGGGGTCTATTCCCTGGCGTGAAAAAACCATATGATCGACTTCAATCGATTTTTGGTGATTTTTCGCAATGACTTTTGCCAGGTATTCGCCAATCACACAACCGGAAACCGCAGCCGTGATGATATGCTCAATACCATCCCGAACCACTTCCTCGGCTACATCAGCAAATTGTCCAATCACGCGTCGCATTTCCCAAAAGCCGCTATTGCGATAGCGTTGCAACTCACTGGCGCGTCCAATATCGTCGTCGGTGATCCCCAGCAATAGGTTGATGGAGAACAAAGAACTGTGAAATAAATCGATGGTTCCCGCCTCAATGCGACCATATTCAAGGATATCCTCGGCAAACTTTTCCGAATAATGCTTGATCAGGGTAAATACATATTCGCGGGGGTTCAGTAAACCAGGGATCATTCTTTGTTCATCATAATCGGTAATCCATAACGCTAAAGCGCGCAGTTTATCCATATCTTTCTCATAGCGCAACATTTCGTTATAAATCCCCAGGTTTATCTCAAACACCGAAACAGCTCCCTTCTCTATCGAATTAAGTCAAAGCGGCGGAAACCCATGGCTTAACTGCTGAACCTGCTGAAGCAACTTCCTGTTGCATGGTCGAGGATTATAACCGATTTGCCAGGCTTTCTGAGCGCCACCTTCACGGCAGGACAAGGTTTACTTTGAAGAGACATGGATGAGAGTCAACTCGACCAACGATCCCTTACCCCGGTTATTTTCCCATCTGTCCAACGCTTCCTCTTGCATCAGTTAAAATATAGGAAAACAGATGATGACGGTATCCAATCAACCCTTACTTTTAGAGATTTTGACAACGAAGTCTAGAAGGCAGGTATTAAGATGATTGCAGAGACAAATAAGTCAAATGAAGGTGTACCGGTACTGATCCCGCAGGCGCTGGCGAAACGCTATGGTTGGCAAGGCGGTGAGATGCTTCAATTCCAGGAGAATGGCGACCGTCTTGAGGTCCTGCCGTCCGTGTCTCGCCTGCGCAAAGTGTATGTGGAAGTCACCAACATCTGCAACCTTGCCTGCGTGATGTGCATCCGCAATATCTGGGAAGAGAGCAGCGGCTTTATGGAAGAAAACATCTTCCAGAAGATTCTAAACGGGATCGAGAGACTTTCCCCTCCCCCAACGGTCTTTTTTGGTGGCTTTGGCGAACCTTTAGCGCATCCTCATATTGTCGACATGGTTGCAGTAGCCAAAAGGGTCGGCGCAACGGTGGAGTTGATCACGAACGCCACTTTGCTCACTCCCGAACGCTCCAGGCAATTAATCCAAGCCGGGCTGGATACTCTGTGGATTTCGTTAGATGGTATCCACCCGGAAAGTTATGCCGATATCCGCCTGGGCGCCGAGCTGCCCAAAGTGCTCGAAAATATCGAAAGCTTTCAGCGTTTACGTCCACCCGCCCACCTTCCTCATCCTCAGATTGGCATTGTGTTTGTTGCCATGCGGCGCAATATCGCCGATCTGCCGGAGCTCTACCGCTGGCGCAAGCGTTTGGGAGCCAAGCAGGTTCTGGTCACCAATGTTCTGCCTTATTCGGTCGAGATGTTGCACGAATCGCTTTATGCACGGGCACTGCACGAACCATTGTACATCTCCTCCAAATGGGTTCCAGAACTCGATTTCCCTCGCATTGAGTTCGACAGCCTGACCCTGCAACCGTTCATCGAAACGCTGCGCAGCGGCTTTAACACCCGCTGGGGTGGGGTCAACCTGAGCACAGCAAGCGATTGGTGTCCTTTTATCCAGCGCGGTTCGGTTTCCATTGCCTGGCATGGCGGTCTCAGCCCCTGTTTGCCTTTGCTGCACGACCACACCAGCTATCTCGCCGAAGACCGTCCACGTTTCTCCAAAGCCTATTTTGTCGGCAGCTTGAAAGAAAACACGTTGCCGGAATTGTGGGAGAATGCCGACTATCTGGCGTTCAGGGAGAAAGTACTACGCTTTGATTTTGCACCTTGCGCCGTCTGCGGTGGATGCGACCTCTCGCTGGAAAATAGTGAAGATTGTTACGGCAACACTTTTCCAACCTGCGGAGGCTGTTTGTATGCCCAGGGGATTGTCCGTTGCCCTTGAAGCAGCAGAGATCGAGGTATAATCAGAGTAACCCACTCCAGTATTGGATTTCAGCGTTCCGACCGGCAATGCGATCCTGACAGGTGAGATCAGTTTAGGAGAATCAAGAAATGAAGGTAAATTTCTATGCCACATTGCGGGCGATTGTCGGACAAAAAACGGTCGAGATCGATCTTAACCATGGCGCAACCATCGAAGAACTGATCCACGAGATCGTGAAACAGTATCCAGCCCTGCGCGAACAACTGTTGGATGAACAAGGCAACCTGCAAGGACATATCCACGTCTTTGTCAACGGGCGAGACGTGTATTACCTGGAGCAGGAACATCAAACCCCGCTGAAAGCAGAAGATAAAATCGATATCTTTCCGCCCGTTGGGGGTGGCTAAGGGAACGCTTTTTGGATCACCGATGAGAGTGGAACGGGAGATTCACGGCGTACCGGCGTGGTTGCTGGAGGAGTATCTACAGTCTCTGGGTGGTGAAATCGGAGAAGGAAGGATACATGGCAGGGGGTGGGAGGCATGGATCGAGAAGATCGCTCCATACCGCATTGGCTCGTTATCGGTGGGCAGAGTTCGCCTGACCCTCGAGGGCGATCCCGTGGAGATCGAGCAAATCCTGGACAAACTCGCCTGGAAAACCCTGCGCGGCGGCGGGTGAAGTAGATATCTTGCCCACCCGCTGCAGCAAAGGCGAGTCGTAGAAGTATAATCACTGAGTGTCTGCTTCTCGTTACTACGGTTCTGGAACTATATCTATATTAGGGTCTGAGTAAAATTGATCTTACACACAGGCAAGATGGGAAAATCCCATCTTGCCTGTAAAACAAACTCCGGATCGGCTGTTAAAAGCTTGCGCCTAGATGATCTCCAGCTCCTTGAGCTTCTCTTCGGGGACGACGCCGTTCACCCAGCCGCGCGCTTTGTAATACTCTTCCAGCATCAGGTCGAGTTCACAGACATGTCCCTCGGAGCCGGGCATGGTGGAAGGCTCCTTGAGGAAGCGCTCCGGCAGGTAGTCGCTGCCTTCACGGAAGCCAGCCAAATTGTTGTAGTAGCGCTCCAGGTTGTAAATGCGCTCACCGCACTTGAGCAACTCTTCAACCGTGTAGTTCAAGCCGGTGATGGCGTTGAACTGGGCCGTATATTCTTCCATGCCCTCTGCAAAGGCGGAGAACTTGCAGAGATCAAGGGAGTCGGAAACGGCGTGAACATCCTGAAAGACCTTGGTCAATTCACCCTTGCCCTTCCACTCCAGCGGGTCAGCCTTCAAAGAGCGGAACGGCATGATGTTCAATTCCGCTGCCGGCGTGTAGGCGCGCAGGTGGCAGGCGCCGCGGTTGCTGGTTGCATAGGCGATGCCCATGCCTTTCAGGCCGCGCGGGTCATAAGCAGGGATACCCTGTCCTTTGACGGTCATGGCGATCTCCGGGTGTCCCCAGGCTTTGGCAGCCCGCTCGGTGCCCTCAGCCAGGATGTTGCCGATCCCTTCGCGGAAGGCAATCTTCTTGACCGTCTCGACCATCCCCATGTAGTCACCCCATTGCAGACCGCCTGCGCCGTTGACATATCCTTTTTGGGTTGCTTCCATGTAGGTTGCCAGGACATCGCCGACTTCAATGGCGTCAACGCCGTAATCGTTTGCCATGTCGATCAGTTTGGCGATCGCCGGTGCATAGTCGTTATCGCAATTCGCTCCCAACGACCAGGCGGGTTCATACTCCACGCTTTCCATGTGCAAGCCGGCGAAGGGACCATCCTTGATCTCGACTTCTTTCTTGCAGGCAACCGGACAGGCGTGACAGGTGGGGTCGTTGACGAGAATATTTTCTTTGACCCATTCCCCACTAATCCGTTCGGCTTTCTCGCCAAATGAGGTCACCTGTCCATTGCGGGTGGGCAGGGCACCCATGTTGCTGGTGATATTCATCAAGACGTTCGTGCCATAAACCGAGAGACCACCCTTGCGCGGGCTGGTGATATTTTCTTCGGCCATAATGGTCGCCAGGGCGCGTTTGTGGGCTTCTTTCCAGGCTTCGTGATTGGCAGCCTTGGGCATTTTCTTTTCGGCTTTGATGACAATCGCCTTCAGCAACTTGCTGCCGCCAACACAACCCGTTCCACCTCGCCCGCTGGCGCGATCGTTTTCGTTCACCCAGTTGGCGTAGCGCACCAGGTTCTCGCCTGCCTGCCCAATGGCAATCACCGATAAATCTTTTTCGCCATACTTCTCCTTGAAATGCTTAACCGTGTCGTGAACACCCTTGCCCCACACCTCTGCGGCATCCAGCAACTCCACAACGCCATCGTGCACGTAAGCATAGACAGGTTTTTCGGCTTTACCCTTGAAGATCAAACCATCAAAACCAGCCCAGCGCAGGCGAGCGGCTGACCAACCTCCATGATGGCTGTCGGTGACCGTGCCGGTCAGAGGTGATTTGGTGACAATTGCCATCCGACCGCTCATATTGGCTTCTGTGCCGGTGAGCGGTCCGTTCATGAAGCACAGAATGTTATCGGGGGAGAGAGGATCCACCTGGGGTCCGTTCTCGAACACGTATTTGACGCCTAAACCGCGGGCACCCAGATATTTGCGCGCCCAATCATCGGGGATGGATTCATAATTTACGGTGAGGGTATTGAGATCAATTCGTGCGATCCGATCCGCATAGCCTCCAAGTGATGTCATTTTTGCCTCCTTTGTCGTTCACTCAAACAACCGCTGTTTTCTCTTGATGGAAAAGACAGACTGTTCAGCTTGCAGTTTCGATTTCTTCCTGTTCTGACACCTCCTTTCTAAGGCTTGAATGCCTCTACAAATCCTGGTCGCTTCTGGAAAGCAATCTAATGTTTTTGGCACTCTAACGTATCGCCAGCCGAAAGCCTCCTTAGCGACCGGGTGGAAAGATTGCAATTTCGTCCTGGGGAGTAAGAGGATGATCAAAGCCGCTCTCGTAGGTCAAATCGCGCCCGTTCAGTAAGATTCGCCAACCTTTGCGGAAGAGATAAACGGATACGACTTCCAGCCATTCTGAATGGCTTTTCTCTTCCGTATCCCAGGTTTTTTCCAGCGCCTGGGCACGTGCTTCAGGATAATAATTGAAAAATTTCCCCAAGACTCTGGCAACCGTATCCGCGGGATGGAAACGGACAATCACCTCGCTCTTGCCAACGATTGGGCGCACTGTGCCGAACAACTTCAGTCGGATAGACAGATCGCCACTTTCGAATTCCCGAGCGATGTGATAACCAAACAGCATCAGATTGAGTTGAGCACTCAGGTATTTGCTCCAGCCCGCCATCGCTGCAGCCATCTGACGGGCATTTAGCGCAGATTCGCCAAGAACCCGCCCAAAGTAAGCCAACACATGCCCAATCGAGGCGGTAACGTAGGTCGGAGGGGTATGAATCTGGCGCGGACCATGCCCGGCGTGAAATTTCCCCGCTCGAAAGAGATAGTGCGCAAATTCTTCACTGGTATCCATGCCAAGCGTACGCGCCAGCCAGATGGTGAAGAAGCGCCGCCGTTCTTCCAGATGTTCGACATCCACACTTTCTTCCCAGCCGAGAATAGCGGCTGTTGCAGGGAATTTCTGTAAATAGTCGTAGGTGTCAACCACCAGCTCAACCGCCCGGCCCATCAAGGCTTCAACCGACCTTGCCATGGCAGCTTTTTCGACCATGCTCAAGCCCAGAAAGGCAAGCGTGCGTTGCCATTCTTCAGCCGGCGTTGGGGCTAAGTTTCTTAACTCGAAGGAAGCCGAAATCCGCTCCTGGTTTGTTTGCAGGAAGACGAGTTGTGGATACACGGACACCGCCTTTGGCGAAAAACGGTGGATATGGGATTCAGTCTTACTACTATTATAACTCTAAGCAGGCATTTTATGCAGGTTTCCAGATGATTCAAGGGAAAATCGTCATATTTCAGTTAAGCGGATTTTCTAAATTCCACACCATTTTTGTCTGATTTGGAGATTTTATAACCAATAAACGGTGAAAAGTTCTTATACTCTCTGCTCCCCTGGAGCGATCAGGCAGAATTCATCTTGTTTATCATTGGGTGTGTTTAGTTCAGCCAGCTCTGCCTGGTAATAAAGTAAACAACTATTCGAACTTTTCAAAGGGGAAAAAGCTATCCTCACCCGATATTGGCTTCCTCAAATGCGCGTTCCAACAAGTCGCTCACCCGTAACTCTCTTGCCCAGTAGCGCAAGTAGTCCATCTCTAACTGAGCAGCACACACTTTCAAGACTCCCAGAATATCCTTCCACTGACGCTCAGACATCTCTCCTCCTAAACGATACCATTCTAACTTGGAGAGAATTGTATCTTCAGGGCTGGCAAATTGCGCACCAATCTCTCTATCCAGAAGAAAGGTCTGCCTACGTGTACGAGCCAGTTGAGAGCGCAGGAAAGGTCGTTTAGAGGGGACAAAAACATCCACCTTAAAAAAAGTATCACGGTGGATGATATTGAAGCTCGAAAAGCGGTGAACAGCCTCAGTGATCATCTCTTCATCCACGTAAAAGGTATCCCGCAGAGCAGCGACAAATGGTTGGATATGCTCAGGACGCATTTCCGCTACAATATCCGCGTCTTGTGTCAGACGTACCATGCCATAGAGCGTGGAAGCCAGAGAGCCGCTGATAAAATAGCGGATGCCAAGTTCCTCAAAAATGGCAGTCACTTGCAAGGTAACTTCAAGCGGCTCATTATGCATGATACACTTTGCGCGCCAGTTCTTCGCCGAGCCATAGCACGGCCAATCTACGGCGCAATTCCGCTTCGCTGGCGAGTGGATACTGTGCGCGCAGACCACTGATCACCAACAAACGGGCAGCAACATAGAGATGCCCAAGCATCTCCATCTTACGCGTTGGGGTGGCTTCTCGCAGCAATTGAATTTGCAGCGCTTCCATTGCTGGGTGAGTATCCGAGAATGGGAGAGAAATCATCTTTTGCCAAAAAAGAACAAGATGAAGATGAGTTCAACTTTTATTTTACCATCTCTCAATGAATGGACATTATCCAGAGAGGCTGACCAAATCTTCAATTCATGTTAACCTTCAGAAAACAGGTATAATACGGCGAGTTATTCCGAAATCGAGCGTGGAGGTGGCTATGGGGCTCAAGCCCGATCATTGGATCCGCAAAATGGCGCGTGAACATCGCATGATCGAGCCATTTGCTGAAAATCAGGTTCGCGACGGGGTGATCTCGTATGGAGTTTCCTCCTATGGATATGACATTCGCGTTGCCGATGAGTTCAAAATCTTCACCAATGTCTTCTCAGCCGTCGTTGATCCCAAACACTTCGATCCCAAATCGATGGTAGATTTTAAAGGCGAAGTCTGCATTATCCCGCCCAATTCGTTCGCCCTGGCGCGCACCGTGGAGTATTTTCGCATTCCGCGCGGTGTCTT
This portion of the Anaerolineae bacterium genome encodes:
- a CDS encoding Deoxycytidine triphosphate deaminase, whose protein sequence is MGLKPDHWIRKMAREHRMIEPFAENQVRDGVISYGVSSYGYDIRVADEFKIFTNVFSAVVDPKHFDPKSMVDFKGEVCIIPPNSFALARTVEYFRIPRGVLTVCVGKSTYARCGIIVNVTPFEPEWEGYVTLEISNTTPLPAKIYANEGIAQVLFFEADEECEISYADKKGKYQKQQSIVLPKL
- a CDS encoding Radical SAM domain protein, which gives rise to MIAETNKSNEGVPVLIPQALAKRYGWQGGEMLQFQENGDRLEVLPSVSRLRKVYVEVTNICNLACVMCIRNIWEESSGFMEENIFQKILNGIERLSPPPTVFFGGFGEPLAHPHIVDMVAVAKRVGATVELITNATLLTPERSRQLIQAGLDTLWISLDGIHPESYADIRLGAELPKVLENIESFQRLRPPAHLPHPQIGIVFVAMRRNIADLPELYRWRKRLGAKQVLVTNVLPYSVEMLHESLYARALHEPLYISSKWVPELDFPRIEFDSLTLQPFIETLRSGFNTRWGGVNLSTASDWCPFIQRGSVSIAWHGGLSPCLPLLHDHTSYLAEDRPRFSKAYFVGSLKENTLPELWENADYLAFREKVLRFDFAPCAVCGGCDLSLENSEDCYGNTFPTCGGCLYAQGIVRCP
- a CDS encoding Tungsten-containing aldehyde:ferredoxin oxidoreductase: MTSLGGYADRIARIDLNTLTVNYESIPDDWARKYLGARGLGVKYVFENGPQVDPLSPDNILCFMNGPLTGTEANMSGRMAIVTKSPLTGTVTDSHHGGWSAARLRWAGFDGLIFKGKAEKPVYAYVHDGVVELLDAAEVWGKGVHDTVKHFKEKYGEKDLSVIAIGQAGENLVRYANWVNENDRASGRGGTGCVGGSKLLKAIVIKAEKKMPKAANHEAWKEAHKRALATIMAEENITSPRKGGLSVYGTNVLMNITSNMGALPTRNGQVTSFGEKAERISGEWVKENILVNDPTCHACPVACKKEVEIKDGPFAGLHMESVEYEPAWSLGANCDNDYAPAIAKLIDMANDYGVDAIEVGDVLATYMEATQKGYVNGAGGLQWGDYMGMVETVKKIAFREGIGNILAEGTERAAKAWGHPEIAMTVKGQGIPAYDPRGLKGMGIAYATSNRGACHLRAYTPAAELNIMPFRSLKADPLEWKGKGELTKVFQDVHAVSDSLDLCKFSAFAEGMEEYTAQFNAITGLNYTVEELLKCGERIYNLERYYNNLAGFREGSDYLPERFLKEPSTMPGSEGHVCELDLMLEEYYKARGWVNGVVPEEKLKELEII
- a CDS encoding Molybdenum cofactor biosynthesis protein MoaD, coding for MKVNFYATLRAIVGQKTVEIDLNHGATIEELIHEIVKQYPALREQLLDEQGNLQGHIHVFVNGRDVYYLEQEHQTPLKAEDKIDIFPPVGGG